A genome region from Triticum aestivum cultivar Chinese Spring chromosome 2B, IWGSC CS RefSeq v2.1, whole genome shotgun sequence includes the following:
- the LOC123042275 gene encoding uncharacterized protein, with amino-acid sequence MAPLFHVEALLPSSISPKIDSILHSHIYRQVGHVFRAVARFRALLVDVILSKKRTAAARAGGGGYGHYGRSTTKSAKRSGGKKQTSKIVGFVKMHFVGTSFPPARARDRLDASRAPCYSSYYDYEYAAEWNAVVPATAAAVEEEVVEVCDDTAECGYLCWLEEERSSGGVPAGEDDGAEASPAVNEIDRLAEKFIARFHAKFLLEKQESYRRYQEMIARSI; translated from the coding sequence ATGGCTCCACTGTTCCACGTGGAGGCTCTGCTCCCGAGCTCGATCTCACCCAAGATCGACTCCATCCTCCACTCCCACATCTACCGGCAGGTAGGTCACGTCTTCCGCGCCGTCGCCAGGTTCAGGGCCCTGCTCGTCGACGTGATACTCAGCAAGAAGAGGACTGCCGCCGCGAGAGCCGGCGGTGGCGGGTACGGCCACTACGGTCGCTCGACGACGAAGTCGGCGAAGAGGAGCGGCGGCAAGAAGCAGACGAGCAAGATCGTCGGCTTCGTGAAGATGCACTTCGTCGGCACCTCCTTCCCGCCAGCTCGAGCGAGGGATCGGTTGGACGCCAGCCGCGCGCCCTGCTATTCGTCATACTACGACTACGAGTACGCGGCGGAGTGGAACGCTGTggttccggcgacggcggcggccgtggaggaggaggtggtggaggtgtgcgACGACACGGCGGAGTGCGGGTACCTGTGTTGGCTGGAGGAGGAGAGGTCGTCGGGTGGCGTGCCGGCGggcgaggacgacggcgccgaggCTAGTCCGGCGGTGAACGAGATCGACAGGCTGGCGGAGAAGTTCATCGCGAGGTTCCACGCGAAGTTCTTGCTGGAGAAGCAGGAGTCGTACCGGAGGTACCAGGAGATGATCGCCAGGAGCATATGA